Below is a window of Ciceribacter thiooxidans DNA.
CGCCGGCCGGTGCAAGCCGCAGGATCACGGCGAAGACCAGTGAGAGAATGGGTGCGACGACGAAACTCGGCACGGTGATGCCGATATTGGCAAAGCTCATGACGAGGTGATCGAAGGCCGAATTTTGCCGCACGGCGGCGAAGCTTCCGAGAACGACGCCGCCGATGACACCGACGGCAAGCGCCCAGGAGCCGAGGATCAGCGAGTATGGCAGGCTCTTGGCGATCAGTTCACCGACGGTGAAATCCCGGTACACGAAGCTCGGTCCGAGGTCGCCGTGCAGGAGATTGCCGAGATAGTGGAGATATTGCACAGGCAGGGGCTGATCGAGCAGGAAGGCCTTGTTGAGATTGGCGAGAACCTGCGGCTCGAGTGGCCGCTCCAGGTTGAACGGACCGCCGGGCGCCAGGCGCATCATGAAGAAGGACAGGGTGATCACGATAAAGATCGTGGGTATCGACGACAGCAGTCGTCGCAGGATGAATGACAGCATTGCTCTCTCCTGAAATCCGGAAACAGCAGGACAAGCCGGAGGGTTCCTCCAGCCGACGCGCGAAAACGCGAAGAGGCGGAAACCGGTCGTCCCGGATTCCGCCTGTCCTGCATGTGCTTTATTCGATGGAGAGGAACTTGGTCAGGTGCTCGTTGACGGCGTTCATCTCGAAGCCCTTGACCTTGCGGGAAACAAGCCAGGTCGAGGCATGGACCATCAACGGAGCATTCGCCTGTTCGTCCATGGCGATCTGTTCGGCGTCATGGAGGATCTGCATGCGCTTGGCCGGGTCTCGCTCCGTATAGGAGGCCTTCATCAGCTCGTCGTACTTCGCATTGGACCAATGGCTGTAGTTGAAGCTCGTGTTGGACGAAACCATCAGATTGAGGAAGTTCTCGGGATCGGCGTAGTCGGCCGACCAGCCGGCACGTGCGACATCGAAGGCGCCGCCCTCCTGCAGGTAGGCGTAGTGCGATTTCACGTCGAGGTTCTGCAGCGTGACATCCGCACCGACAGCCTTCCACATGTCGGCGACTGCGGTCGCGACCTTCTTGTGGTTCTCGTTGGTGTTGTAGCGGATGTCGATCTTCAGCGGCTTGCCGCCCTCGCCGTAACCGGCTTCCTTCAGCAGTTCCTTGGCCTTGTCTTCACGGTCGAGCTGGTCCAGGGTGGCCCATTCGGGCGCGGCCGCGGTGTAGCCTTCCATGCCCGGCGGAACGAACGAATAGCCCGCGAGCTGGGCGCCGGAGAAGATCTTCTCCGCGAGGAAGTCGCGATCGACGGCCATCGACAGCGCCTGTCTGACCTTCACGTCGCTGAAGGGCTCGTGACGGGTGTCGAAGACGTAATAGTAGGTGCCGAGGTCGGTGCTGGCGAGAACCTGGTCCTTGCCGAGCTTCTCTTCGAGGAACGTCTTCTGGTCCGTCTGGAAGTTATAGACGACGTCGAGCTCGCCGGCCTCGAACATGCGTTCGGTCGCCGACTGATCCTCGGAGGGGTTGTAGATCACCTTGTCGATCTTGACGTTGGCCGCATCCCAGTACTTGTCGTTCTTGACGGCGGTGATGTGGTCGTTCGGAACGTTTTCCGTCAGGCAATAGGCGCCGTTGCAGACCATGTTGCCGGCCTTGGTCCATTCCGCGCCGAATTTCTGAACGGCGGCGGCGTTGACCGGCAGAGCCGCGTAGTGCGAGGCAAGCTGCAGGAAGTAGGGCGTCGGGCGCTCGAGCGTGACTTCCAGCGTTTTTGCGTCAACCGCCTTCGCGCCCAGCGTGTCGACAGCGGCCTTGCCGGTATTGATCGCCTCCGCATTTTTTATCGGATAAAGAATGTTGGCGTATTCGGCGGCTTCCTTGGGATCTTCCATGCGGCGCCAGGCGAAGACGAAATCGTCGGCGGTCACCGGATCGCCGTTCGACCACTTGGCGTCGTCGCGCAGCTTGAAGGTATAGACCGTGCCGTCTTCCGAGACAGTCCAGCTCTCGGCGACGCCCGGGATGACTTCTCCCTTTGGATTATAGATGGTCAGCCCCTCGAACATGTCGCGGACGATGAAGCCCTCGATGTCGATGGAAATATGGGCCTGGTCGAGGGTCTGAGGTTCGCCGCCATTGCCGCGGCGGATGACCGTCTCGGCGGAAGCGAGGCTGGCGGTCATGGCAAGCAGCGTGCTGGAAAGCAGAACTGCCTTGAGGGTACGCCTGATTGAAGCGTTCATTGTTATATCCCCTATTGTCTTGTCAGTTGATCCGCCCTGAGGAGCCGTTTTCCTCAAGGTTCTCACGTTCGTAAATGCTTGAATAAGCTGACTTCCTTTCGGGAGAGACAGCTAATACTTGCACGTGCGCCGACGCTACGACTTGAATTCTGACAAAGCAAGAGGGGTTCGCGGGAGAGTTTTTCGGCTGAACCGCGCTGTCGACAACTGCCGACTGCGCCGGCTTGACCGGGCGTCGCGGCGGCCTGTGAGTGGAAAAGCAAAGGGTGGAAGCCTGTGAGGCCGAATGCCGCAGGGAAGGGGGAAGCGGGGCGCGGGTCCGGGTGGGTGAAGGGGAGGGCCGATTCGGCGACACTCCAAAAAATATCCCGGCCGCGGGCTTTCGCCATGGCCGGGTTGTCGTCGTTGGCCGGAGAAGGTCATTCTGCCGGCTTCTTTGGCTGGCCCGTTGCCGGGCCACGTTGCCTCAGCGGCCGAAAACGGCCTGGCGGATCTGCGACCGCGAGACGCCGATGTCCTTCAGGGATGCGTCGTCGAGACGGGAGAGTTCGCGATAAGCCTTGCGGAGGCGGAAGTATTCGGTGATTGCGTTGCCGATGTTCATAGCATTTGTCCTTCGATCTGATGCCCTCTATTTAGGCGTTTGCCGAGAAAACAGGAGATCAAATTTTGCATGGGTGGCGTGCATCGGCAGCAAATCTGGGGCCTAAATTTTGCCGTCACCGCAAATTCCGGCCGTGACCGGGACAGTTTCAGGACGAAAACGTGATCTGGACCTTGCAGGCCTGCGCACGGTCGCCGGCCTGCTCGAAGGCGGTAACGGCGTCTTCGAGGCGGAAGCTGTGCGAGATGATCGGCCGGACATCGATCCGCCGGTCGGCGATGAGCTCGACGGCCAGCGCAAATTCGCGGTCAAAACGCTGCGTTCCGACGAGGCGCAGTTCCTTTCCGACCAGCGCGTTCAGGGGGAGGGTGATGTCGCCGGTTACCCCGACCTGGACGATCGTGCCGCGTGGCTTCACCGTTGCGATGGCGTTGCGAAGGGCAGCCTCGGCGGCGGAGCATTCAAAGGCGACATCGAAACATCCCTTGTCACTTTCGAAGGCGGCGAGGCGCTCGGGCTCGCGGCGAACGTTGAGCGCCTGTGTCGCGCCCATGGCGAGCGCGCGTTCGAGCGCTGCGTCGGCGAGGTCGGTCGCGACGATCTCCCCGGCGCCGGCGTGCCGTGCGGCGGCGACGGCGAGGACCCCGATGGGCCCGGCGCCGGTGACCAGCACCCGCTTGCCCTCGAGCTCGCCCGCCCGGGCAACCGCATGGAGGCAGACAGCGAGCGGCTCGGCACAAGCCGCCTCGTCCGCACCAACGAGCAGGCCCGCAGGCAGGCACTGGACGGCCGGTACGGTGAGCCAGTCGCGGAACATGCCCTGTGCATGCGGAAGGCGCATGGCGCTCCCCATGAACTGCATGTCGAGGCAGTGGATCGGAAGTCCCTCGTGGCAGAAGCGGCAGGTGCCGCAGGGCCGGCTCGGATTGACTGCCACCAGATCGCCGACCGAAAGGCCGGTGACCCCGGCGCCGAGAGCGGCGACATGGCCCGAGGCCTCATGGCCGGGGATGATCGGCTCGCGCACCTGCACCGGGCCGAAACCGCCGTCCTGGTAGTAATGGAGGTCCGAGCCGCAAATGCCGCCGGCTGCCATCTTCAGCAGGACCTCGCCGGGCCCGGGGGGCGCAACCGGCGCCGCTTCGACCTTGAGGTCACGACGGCCGTAAAGGCGCGCGAGCCGTGTCAGCATTGCGGCCACCCCTACCGCAACAGGCCGAGTTCAGTCGGCAGCCAGAGGGTGATCGCCGGAATGAAGGTGATCAGCAGCAAGGCCACCACCAGCGGGATCGTCCATGGCAGGATCGCCATTGATGTTCGTTCGATCGACAGTTTCGATATCCGCGACAGCACGAAGAGCACCATGCCGACCGGCGGCGTCAGGAGGCCGATCATCAGGTTCAGCGTGAAGATCAGTCCCATGTGAACGGGGTCCACACCGTAGCGCGCGGCAATCGGCATCAGGATCGGGACCAGAATGCTGATTGCTGCGATCGTGTCGAGAAAGGCACCAACGATCAGCAGAAGGACGTTGACGATGATGAGGAAGGTCCACCAGTTGTCTGTCAGCGAGAACATGAAATCGGAGAAGAGCTGTGCGGCTTGGCTGACGGTCAGAAGCCAGGCGAAGATCGACGCAGTGGTGACGATGAAGAGCACCGAGGCGGTGGTCTCGATCGTGTCGAAGCTCGCCTTTGCCAGTGTGCGCAGGGTCATGGTGCGATAGCGCACAAGCCCGAGGAAGAGCGACCAGATGACCGCGGCAACCGCCGCCTCGGTCGGCGTGAACCAGCCCATAGTCATGCCGCCGATCAGCAGCACAGGCGTCATCAGGGCCATGACCGCGTGGAAATCGAAATACCAGTCGAGCGCGATAAGGGCGACGAGCGCGATAAGGACCGCTATGTTGATCGACAGGCCGGCAAGGATCAGCAGATAGACCGCCATCGGGAAGCAAAGGACGATGCCGACCTCCAGCGAGGCTGCGCCGAGCTGCCTCAGTTCGAACGGCGTGTCGGAGCCCCAGCCCTTGCGGCGCGCGAAGATGAAGACCGTCAGCATCATCAGGCCCGCCATGACGATGCCCGGCAGGATGCCGGCCATGAACAGCGCGCCGATCGAGACGTTGGCCATCATGCCGTAGATGACGAAGGGCAACGATGGCGGGAAGATCGGGCCGAGGGTGGCGGAGGCAGCCGTGACGCCGACCGCGGCCTCGACGGGGTAGCCGTGGTCCTTCATCGCCTTGATCTCGATCGTGCCGATGCCGGCGGCATCTGCGAGCGCCGTTCCGGACATGCCGGAGAAAACCACCGAGCCGATGATGTTGACCTGCGCGAGGCCGCCCTTCATCCAGCCGACGAGGGAGAGCGCGAAGTGATAGATGCGGCCGGTGACGCCGGCGATGTTCATCAGGTTGCCGACGAGGATGAAGAAGGGAACGGCGATCAGCGGAAAGCTCTCCACCCCCGCGATCATCCGCTGGGCAGCGATGATGTCCGGCGCAATGCCGTAGATCAGCAGGTAGAGGAGCGACGAGACGCCGAGCGAGACGGCAACGGGCGTACCGATAATCATGAGGGCGAGGAAGGATCCGATGAGCAGCAGCACTGGTCACACCCCTGAATGCCGGATTCGCTCGCCTGCTCGCGAACGGTCTTTTCGTTGATCATGTCCCTGACGAAGTTCTGCACGGAGCGTGCCAGCATCAGGGCGAAGGCGGCAAACACGGTATAGAAGACATAGCCGCGCGGCAGGTTGACCGTGACCATGCGTTCGTTGCCGACGATCGCGATATACCGCCACATCAGCCAGGTCGTGTAGGTGAAGAAGCCGATGACGATGAAATCGACGAGAAGCTGCAGCAAACGGCCGATCCGCTGGGGCAGGAAGCGGTAGAGAAGGTCGACCTGGATGTGTCGCGCCATGCGCACGCACATGACCGAGCCGAGGAACACGATCACCACGAGACAGTTCGCGGCGATTTCCTCGGTCCAGGCGAGACTGTTGTTCAGCGCATAGCGGGTGAAAAACTGCAGGAAGACGCAGGCCGCCATCAACCAGAAGACGGCCATGTTGAGCCAGTCCTCCACCGCGTAGGAGGAGAGGTCTGCCGGGCCTGCGTCCTCCTCGAAGGCGTGCGCCATTTCCTCGACGCTGGCCGGGGCATGCTGTCGTTCGTTCATCGGAGAACTCCGCCGATCTTTGGAAAGGGAAGGGCGCCCGGCGACACGGCACCGGGCGCGATATGGGTGGTCCGGCCTACTTTACGGCGCGGATGGCTTCCCAGTCGGCCTTGTCGTAGCCGAACTCCTCGAAGCTCACCTTCTCCATGACCGCCTTCTCGAAGTCGGACCGGTCGACTTCGGTCACGGTGATGCCCCGTTCCTTGAACTTGTCGACCAGGGCCTTCTCGCGCTCCTCGATGATCTTGGTGGTGCGCTCGGCAGCCTCCTGCATCACCTCGGTGAAGATCTTCTTGTCCTCGTCGGAGAGCTTCGCCCACAGCATGCCGGAGACCACCGTGTTGAGGTGATCGACGATGTGGCCGGTGAGGCTGATGTTCTTCTGGACTTCGTAGAACTTCTTCGCCTCGATCGTGGTAAGCGGGTTCTCCTGCGCCTCGACCGTGCCGTTCTGCAGCGCGAGGTAGACTTCGGCAAACGCGATCGGTGTCGTGTTGGCACCGCACGCGCGCGGCATTGCGAGATAGGCCGGAACGTCCGGAACGCGGATCTTCAGGCCGGCCATGTCTGCGCACTTGGCGATCGGCCGGTTGGAGGTGGTGTGGCGGGTCCCGTAATAGCTGACGGCGGTAATATGGTTGCCGCCGGAGGCCTTCTCGTAGCCGGCGGCGAGCTTCTTGAAGACGTCGCTCTTGGTGTAGGCGATCAGGTGCGCTGGATCGCGGAAGGTATAGGGATAGTAGGTGACGCCGATCGGTGGATATTCACGCGAGGCGAAGCTCGAGCCGGAAATGATGATGTCGACCGTGCCGAGCTTCAGGCCCTGGTTGATGTCGGCTTCCTTGCCGAGCTGGGACGCCGGGAAGACGTCGATCTTGTAGCGCCCGTCGGTGCGCTTGGCGATTTCATCCGCCGCCCACACGGACTCCGTGTGGAAGGGTTCGGACGTTTCGTAGACATGGGCCCATTTGAGCACCGTCTCCGCCTGGGCGGTGATCGCCGAGGCGAGAATTGCAGCAGTCGCACCGAGTAGCATCATCAGTCTGAACTTCATCTTTGTCTCCTCCCGAGTTGAAGTCGCTGAAACGTGTCGTCAAAGTCCTCCGGCCTGTCCTCCCGCCGCCATTGCGGCATCAGGCGTGTGATCTTCCCCGAAGCTCTCCGAAAGCCGAAGTTCGGATTGTTGCAGATGCGCGCGCATCGCCTTTCGGGCGGCGTCCGGGTCGTTTGCCGCGATCGCGTCGCGGATCGCGTGGTGTTCCTCCGTCGCCGCCTGCCACGTCCGGCGGTTCTCGAAATAGCTCGCGAGCTTCTCGAAATAGGGCGTCATGCGCATGTCGTGCATACTGCCGACGAATCGGTTGAGCGTCGCGTTGGCGATGATGCTCGCAACGATGACGTGGAATTCCCGGTCGAGCGCCAGCGCCCGGTGCCGGTCGCCGATCGCCGCCGCCATCTCTTGGAGATTCCGGTCGAGGAGCGAGACGTGTTCGGGCCGGGCGAGACGGGCGGCCTCCTCGACGACGGCGCATTCCACTACCGCCCGCGCCCGCAGGAGCTCGAATGGACCTTCGAAGTCTTCCGGCGGCGCGCCGGCTGGCGGCGCCTTGCGCGCGGCGACATAGACGCCGGAGCCCATGCGGATGTCGATCAGGCCTTCCACTTCGAGCACAATCAGAGCTTCGCGGACCGTCGGACGCGAGACGCCGAGGCGCTGCGCGAGGTCACGCTCGGCCGGAAGACGAGAACCGGCCGGCAATTCGCCGCGCTCGATCAGGCTGCGCATCTGGTCCGCAACCTGGCGGTAGAGCCGCCGCGTCTCCATGACCGTGAACATAGATGACACCATCGCGTCGACTTTCCAATCAGGTCGTCAGGTGGTCAAGCCAATTAAGGGAGCCTATACCGAGGTCGGGGCGGGAGTCAAATGGGGAGGGAGTGCTCGGTTGACCCCTCTGAGGTGTGTTCCAAAGGGGACTAATCGTGAGTGTCTGAGGACGTGGAATGTTCCGCAAGCCAGCTGATGACGTCGAAGATGTCACCGCGCTTCCGATTGCGGGGGTTTATATATGTCGTGTAGTGAAAGTATGCCGCCGCAAATAACTCGTCGATTGAGCGGCTGCGGCTGCGGCGGCTGCAAAGTTGCCGGTCGTCGGTGACCCCCCAGCCCGAGTACCAGGGAATGCCAAAGCACGTCACCTGGCGACCTGCCAGGAGGGCCTCGAAACCCATCGTCGATGTTACAGTGTAGACGCGATCCATTTTGGCTACCAGGCTCATCGGGTTGATCGGATGGCGGAGAACGACTGTTCGCTCGTCCTCTACGATGTCGGTCAAATAGCCACGTTTCGTCTTGGCGCTGACCTCCGGATGGGTCTTCACGTAGATTGTCGCCTCGGGATTCTCGGTAAGCGCTGCAGCCAGCATTCTTTGAAAAGTATGGGCATTTGCTCCACCCGTTTCGACACTAT
It encodes the following:
- a CDS encoding peptide ABC transporter substrate-binding protein, with amino-acid sequence MNASIRRTLKAVLLSSTLLAMTASLASAETVIRRGNGGEPQTLDQAHISIDIEGFIVRDMFEGLTIYNPKGEVIPGVAESWTVSEDGTVYTFKLRDDAKWSNGDPVTADDFVFAWRRMEDPKEAAEYANILYPIKNAEAINTGKAAVDTLGAKAVDAKTLEVTLERPTPYFLQLASHYAALPVNAAAVQKFGAEWTKAGNMVCNGAYCLTENVPNDHITAVKNDKYWDAANVKIDKVIYNPSEDQSATERMFEAGELDVVYNFQTDQKTFLEEKLGKDQVLASTDLGTYYYVFDTRHEPFSDVKVRQALSMAVDRDFLAEKIFSGAQLAGYSFVPPGMEGYTAAAPEWATLDQLDREDKAKELLKEAGYGEGGKPLKIDIRYNTNENHKKVATAVADMWKAVGADVTLQNLDVKSHYAYLQEGGAFDVARAGWSADYADPENFLNLMVSSNTSFNYSHWSNAKYDELMKASYTERDPAKRMQILHDAEQIAMDEQANAPLMVHASTWLVSRKVKGFEMNAVNEHLTKFLSIE
- a CDS encoding DUF1127 domain-containing protein, which codes for MNIGNAITEYFRLRKAYRELSRLDDASLKDIGVSRSQIRQAVFGR
- a CDS encoding L-idonate 5-dehydrogenase, which gives rise to MLTRLARLYGRRDLKVEAAPVAPPGPGEVLLKMAAGGICGSDLHYYQDGGFGPVQVREPIIPGHEASGHVAALGAGVTGLSVGDLVAVNPSRPCGTCRFCHEGLPIHCLDMQFMGSAMRLPHAQGMFRDWLTVPAVQCLPAGLLVGADEAACAEPLAVCLHAVARAGELEGKRVLVTGAGPIGVLAVAAARHAGAGEIVATDLADAALERALAMGATQALNVRREPERLAAFESDKGCFDVAFECSAAEAALRNAIATVKPRGTIVQVGVTGDITLPLNALVGKELRLVGTQRFDREFALAVELIADRRIDVRPIISHSFRLEDAVTAFEQAGDRAQACKVQITFSS
- a CDS encoding TRAP transporter large permease, with protein sequence MLLLIGSFLALMIIGTPVAVSLGVSSLLYLLIYGIAPDIIAAQRMIAGVESFPLIAVPFFILVGNLMNIAGVTGRIYHFALSLVGWMKGGLAQVNIIGSVVFSGMSGTALADAAGIGTIEIKAMKDHGYPVEAAVGVTAASATLGPIFPPSLPFVIYGMMANVSIGALFMAGILPGIVMAGLMMLTVFIFARRKGWGSDTPFELRQLGAASLEVGIVLCFPMAVYLLILAGLSINIAVLIALVALIALDWYFDFHAVMALMTPVLLIGGMTMGWFTPTEAAVAAVIWSLFLGLVRYRTMTLRTLAKASFDTIETTASVLFIVTTASIFAWLLTVSQAAQLFSDFMFSLTDNWWTFLIIVNVLLLIVGAFLDTIAAISILVPILMPIAARYGVDPVHMGLIFTLNLMIGLLTPPVGMVLFVLSRISKLSIERTSMAILPWTIPLVVALLLITFIPAITLWLPTELGLLR
- a CDS encoding TRAP transporter small permease, whose amino-acid sequence is MNERQHAPASVEEMAHAFEEDAGPADLSSYAVEDWLNMAVFWLMAACVFLQFFTRYALNNSLAWTEEIAANCLVVIVFLGSVMCVRMARHIQVDLLYRFLPQRIGRLLQLLVDFIVIGFFTYTTWLMWRYIAIVGNERMVTVNLPRGYVFYTVFAAFALMLARSVQNFVRDMINEKTVREQASESGIQGCDQCCCSSDPSSPS
- a CDS encoding sialic acid TRAP transporter substrate-binding protein SiaP, producing MKFRLMMLLGATAAILASAITAQAETVLKWAHVYETSEPFHTESVWAADEIAKRTDGRYKIDVFPASQLGKEADINQGLKLGTVDIIISGSSFASREYPPIGVTYYPYTFRDPAHLIAYTKSDVFKKLAAGYEKASGGNHITAVSYYGTRHTTSNRPIAKCADMAGLKIRVPDVPAYLAMPRACGANTTPIAFAEVYLALQNGTVEAQENPLTTIEAKKFYEVQKNISLTGHIVDHLNTVVSGMLWAKLSDEDKKIFTEVMQEAAERTTKIIEEREKALVDKFKERGITVTEVDRSDFEKAVMEKVSFEEFGYDKADWEAIRAVK
- a CDS encoding FadR/GntR family transcriptional regulator, with translation MFTVMETRRLYRQVADQMRSLIERGELPAGSRLPAERDLAQRLGVSRPTVREALIVLEVEGLIDIRMGSGVYVAARKAPPAGAPPEDFEGPFELLRARAVVECAVVEEAARLARPEHVSLLDRNLQEMAAAIGDRHRALALDREFHVIVASIIANATLNRFVGSMHDMRMTPYFEKLASYFENRRTWQAATEEHHAIRDAIAANDPDAARKAMRAHLQQSELRLSESFGEDHTPDAAMAAGGQAGGL